A genome region from Sphingomonas sp. BGYR3 includes the following:
- a CDS encoding TonB-dependent receptor yields the protein MLRASLTALTVACATPALAQDNADPSAEPSAEQTPADEEIVVTGLRASLQSAQNIKRNSEQFVDSITAQDIGRLPDVNVAESLQRISGVQITRNRGEGSGIAVRGLTQVRTELNGRDIFQASGGRGLSWEEVGSELLAGIDVYKNPSAELIEGGLSGTVNLRTRKPFDSSGRIIALNAGATYFDLIEKSGQQLAGLYSNRWDTGIGEIGLLLNVGYQTTAFREDKVVVEPFWRHGPNPTNISSIKQAYPGYENQTLLAPHGGGFAVSYGDRERLSGTAVLQWKPTDRLELYAQYFRADYSFDEAGVSFFAYGEDMPIATGPNRPFTVDDEGVVRSGYFSNPGVDSVNYGTLRDTSTSEYSGGLIWQATDRLKLSVDYQHIDSDVQQQTLNLTASALNPRTSVAGLGKAYDFFFDISGDVPVLLANDPSYYGDIRNYGMTAILPYAEDNEAAADAIRADLSWDFDDGSFIQQIRVGGRYTDKSAINRNTTYGTWTAIGSTCANWSSVDGCTLLSEFPQYAEPNRFQSNLLRGRASDTVFGPVWQFSDALINDSAAAFAAVKAISGQDIAFRPFDAPNAFSGTIDEKTYAGYVRVAFGADLGGIRFDGNAGLRAVRTETAANGLSVLTYRDPASSGTTPTTVTVTEPYSGGRDYDKYLPSLNLRVFLTDELILRAAASKNFSRPAFTSLNPSFTLSPNYTDVGENRALTPDRVNNNLPYDPVTNPYAGNGTAQGNPDLLPEEVTQADLALEWYFEPVGYLYATGFYKKIKNLITTEAATFVREIPGVGNVQFGVTNLVNVEEGFVRGFEVGGQKFFNFLPAPFDGLGVQANYTYVESDAGQQAAGAIGSPELIRVPITNLSKHSFNLVGLYDKDGLNIRVAYNWRDDYLQGTANTGTQNLPIYGEAFGVLDASVSYDVTPQFSIIVDGQNLLDTAFKTYQIVGSRPRDYVINDRRFSIRTRVRF from the coding sequence ATGTTGCGCGCGTCTCTGACAGCGTTGACAGTCGCTTGTGCAACACCCGCGCTGGCGCAGGACAATGCGGATCCATCGGCCGAGCCATCCGCCGAACAGACGCCGGCCGATGAAGAAATCGTCGTCACTGGTCTGCGCGCGTCGCTGCAGAGCGCCCAGAACATCAAGCGCAATTCCGAACAGTTCGTGGATTCCATCACGGCCCAGGATATCGGCCGTCTGCCCGACGTGAACGTGGCCGAATCGCTGCAGCGCATTTCGGGGGTTCAGATCACCCGCAACCGGGGCGAGGGCAGCGGCATCGCCGTGCGCGGTCTGACCCAGGTTCGCACCGAGCTGAATGGCCGCGACATCTTTCAGGCCAGCGGCGGGCGCGGCCTTTCGTGGGAAGAGGTCGGATCGGAGCTGCTTGCCGGCATTGATGTGTACAAGAACCCGTCGGCCGAACTGATCGAGGGCGGCCTGTCGGGCACGGTGAACCTGCGCACGCGCAAGCCGTTCGATTCGTCGGGCCGCATCATCGCGCTGAACGCAGGGGCCACCTATTTCGATCTGATCGAGAAAAGCGGTCAGCAGCTGGCTGGCCTGTACAGCAATCGCTGGGACACCGGCATCGGTGAAATCGGCCTGCTGCTCAACGTCGGCTATCAGACCACGGCGTTCCGTGAGGACAAGGTGGTGGTGGAGCCGTTCTGGCGGCACGGGCCGAACCCCACCAACATCTCAAGCATCAAACAGGCCTATCCGGGGTATGAGAACCAGACGCTGCTTGCCCCGCATGGCGGCGGCTTTGCGGTCAGCTATGGAGACCGCGAGCGGCTGAGCGGCACGGCGGTACTGCAGTGGAAGCCGACGGACCGGCTGGAACTGTACGCCCAGTATTTCCGGGCAGATTACAGCTTTGACGAAGCCGGCGTGTCCTTCTTTGCCTATGGCGAGGATATGCCGATCGCGACCGGGCCGAACCGCCCGTTCACCGTCGATGACGAGGGCGTTGTCCGCAGCGGCTATTTCAGCAATCCGGGCGTCGATTCGGTCAATTACGGCACGCTGCGCGACACATCGACCAGCGAATATTCCGGTGGTCTGATCTGGCAGGCGACGGACCGGCTGAAGCTGAGCGTCGATTACCAGCATATCGATTCCGACGTGCAGCAGCAGACGCTGAACCTGACGGCCAGCGCGCTCAACCCGCGCACCAGCGTTGCCGGGCTTGGCAAGGCATATGACTTCTTCTTCGATATCAGCGGCGATGTGCCGGTGCTGCTGGCCAACGACCCCAGCTATTATGGCGACATCCGCAATTACGGCATGACGGCGATCCTGCCCTATGCCGAGGACAACGAGGCGGCGGCCGATGCGATCCGCGCGGACCTCAGCTGGGATTTCGACGACGGCAGCTTCATTCAGCAGATCCGCGTCGGCGGCCGCTATACCGACAAGAGCGCGATCAACCGCAACACCACCTATGGCACCTGGACGGCGATCGGTTCGACCTGCGCCAACTGGTCGTCGGTCGATGGCTGCACGCTTTTGTCCGAATTCCCGCAATATGCCGAACCCAACCGTTTCCAGTCCAACCTGCTGCGCGGCCGGGCCAGCGATACGGTGTTCGGCCCGGTGTGGCAGTTCAGCGATGCGCTGATCAACGACAGCGCCGCTGCCTTTGCGGCAGTGAAAGCGATTTCGGGTCAGGACATCGCGTTCCGCCCGTTCGACGCGCCCAATGCGTTCAGCGGCACGATCGATGAAAAGACCTATGCCGGTTATGTCCGCGTGGCTTTCGGTGCGGACCTTGGCGGCATCCGGTTCGACGGCAATGCAGGTCTGCGCGCGGTGCGGACGGAAACTGCGGCCAACGGCCTGTCGGTGCTGACCTATCGCGATCCCGCCAGCAGCGGCACGACGCCGACGACGGTGACCGTGACAGAGCCCTATTCGGGCGGGCGCGATTACGACAAATATTTGCCCAGCCTGAACCTGCGCGTCTTCCTGACCGACGAACTGATCCTGCGTGCGGCGGCGTCGAAGAATTTCTCGCGGCCCGCCTTCACCTCGCTCAACCCCAGCTTCACGCTCAGCCCGAACTATACCGATGTCGGGGAAAACCGGGCGCTGACGCCGGACCGGGTGAACAACAACCTGCCCTATGATCCCGTCACCAATCCCTATGCGGGCAATGGCACGGCACAGGGCAACCCCGACCTTTTGCCTGAAGAAGTCACCCAGGCCGATCTGGCTCTGGAATGGTATTTCGAGCCGGTCGGCTATCTCTATGCGACCGGGTTCTACAAGAAGATCAAGAACCTGATCACGACCGAGGCAGCGACGTTCGTTCGTGAAATCCCCGGTGTCGGCAATGTCCAGTTCGGCGTCACCAACCTGGTCAATGTCGAGGAAGGCTTTGTCCGCGGCTTTGAAGTGGGGGGGCAGAAATTCTTCAACTTCCTGCCCGCGCCGTTCGACGGGCTGGGGGTTCAGGCGAACTATACCTATGTCGAAAGCGATGCGGGCCAGCAGGCCGCTGGCGCAATCGGCAGCCCCGAACTGATCCGCGTGCCGATCACCAACCTGTCCAAGCACAGCTTCAACCTGGTCGGTCTGTACGACAAGGATGGCCTGAACATCCGCGTCGCCTATAACTGGCGCGACGATTATCTGCAGGGCACGGCGAATACCGGAACGCAGAACCTGCCGATTTACGGCGAGGCGTTCGGGGTGCTCGATGCGTCGGTCAGCTATGACGTGACGCCGCAATTCTCGATCATCGTCGATGGCCAGAACCTGCTGGATACGGCGTTCAAGACCTATCAGATCGTGGGCAGCCGCCCGCGCGACTATGTGATCAACGATCGCCGCTTCTCGATCCGGACACGCGTCCGGTTCTGA